The Microbacterium luteum nucleotide sequence ACGCAGAACCCCGACGCGCAGACGCTCCCGGTGGTGCTCTCGCTGTTCTACGGCGAACGCACGCCCCATTTCGGCAAGATCGCCGCCGCATCCGTCATCGGCGTGCTGCCGGTGTTCGCTGCCGCCGTCTTCTTCCAGCGCTGGCTCGTCGGCGGGCTGACCTCCGGCGCCGTGCGCTGAGCCGTCACCCGCCCCTCGTCGTTCACAACTCCGCAAGAATCTGCGTCGCGACGCTCTCTGGGGGTTGTCGGGGCTGTGACCGAGCGATATTGCGGAGTTATGAACGGCGGATGGGGCGGCGCAGGCGACGCGACTGAACTCGGACGCGACGTCGGCGGGCGCGCGTAGGGTCAGCGGCATGGGTGCACTCGACGACGGGGAGCGCGTGGTCGTGGCCGACGCCGTGGCGTGGCGGGCGTGGCTGGTCGAGAACCACACCACCTCGACCGGCGCGTGGCTGGTGCGCGCGCGTCCTGGGTCCGACGTCACCGTCGTCGCCTATGAAGACGCGATCCGGCAGGCGCTGTGCTTCGGATGGATCGACGGCCCCACCCGCTCGTTCGACGAGCGCCTCGGGGGCCTGTGGTTCTCACCGCGCCGGCCGCGCAGCGGCTGGGCGGCGACGAACAAGGCACGCGTGGTCGACCTCGAGGCCACCGGCGAGATGACCGACGCCGGACGGCGGGCAATCGCCGTCGCGCGCGAGAACGGATCGTGGAGCGTGCTGGACAACTCCGAGGCGCTCCGCGAGCCCGACGACCTCGCGGCCGCCCTCGACGCCGACGGGGCGGCTCGCGCCGCGTGGGATGCATTCCCGCCCTCGGCGCGCAAGTTCGGCATCGCTCAGGTCGATCTGGCGCGGCGCCCTGCCACGCGCCTGGCCCGCATCACGAGCATCGTCACCGCCGCCCGGGAAGGAAGGCGCCCCTGATGAGCGAGTTCGAACAGACTCTGCTGCTGGGAAGCTCCGCGGTGATCCTGCTGGGCACCCTCATCACGTGGATCGTCGTCTGGATCCGCCGCCGCGACGAGTGAGATGCGTCAGGAGACCGCGGCGAGCGCCGGGTAGTCGGTGTACCCCTCGGCGGTGCGGCCATAGAAGAGCTCGGGGCGCGGTTCGTTGAGGTCGGCGCGCTGCTGCCAGCGGTGCACGAGGTCGGGGTTGGCGATGACGGGGCGCCCCACGCCGACCGCGTCGGCCCAGCCCTCGGCGACGAGGGCCTCGGCCTCCTCCCGCGTGGTGGGAGACGAGAACCCGGAGTTCAGGATCACCGGTGCACCGACGCTGCGGCGGATGCGCTGCACGAGGTCGCCCTGGGGGTGGGCGTGGAGGATGTCGACGAACGCCAGCCCGAGGGGCGCGAGCCCCGCCGCGAGCGCGGCGTAGGTCGCGCGCGCGTCGGCGTCGTCGGTCTCGAGGACGCCCTGGATGTTGTGCTGCGGCGACAGGCGGATGCCGGTACGGTCCGCGCCGATGGCGGCGGCGACGGCTGCCGTCACCTCGACGGCGAAACGCGCACG carries:
- a CDS encoding YdeI/OmpD-associated family protein, which produces MGALDDGERVVVADAVAWRAWLVENHTTSTGAWLVRARPGSDVTVVAYEDAIRQALCFGWIDGPTRSFDERLGGLWFSPRRPRSGWAATNKARVVDLEATGEMTDAGRRAIAVARENGSWSVLDNSEALREPDDLAAALDADGAARAAWDAFPPSARKFGIAQVDLARRPATRLARITSIVTAAREGRRP